The Zea mays cultivar B73 chromosome 7, Zm-B73-REFERENCE-NAM-5.0, whole genome shotgun sequence DNA segment AATAGTATATGCTCAGCTTTAAATGGAACTACAATAAAATACTCGCCAAGGACTCGTTGCAAGCACGCAACAGCCTTGTAGCTCCTCACTCCTGAGGAAGCACTTTTCCTAGCGGCTAGCAATGACTTGTGACACTTCGTTTCTCTTCTCCGCCACGGTGCTCATGACGATGGCGCTCATCATGCTCATCGGCGATGGTAGCACTACGtgccacgccgtgcggcatcttgctcaCGCCCTGCCCCTCGTCGCTCCTATCGCTGTCTCGAGAATTTATGTCGTGCCGAAGCCGTCGATCGTGCCCGTGGGCACCCTTCCACTGATGCTCGCCATATCGACGATTCCTGTGGTGGGCGCCATGCCACGGATCCATGTGGTGCCGAACACCGCCGCACTGCCCCCTATGTTAGCTGCAGTACCACCCATCATGCCAAAATTGACGCTGCCGCTAATGCCCGTCGTCAGGCCGAAGGTTGGCGACTCGCCACCAATGCCCGTCGTCATGCCTAAGGTTGGTGACTTGCCACCGATGTCCTATGTGTGGCCCGTGCCTAACCGTCGATGCCCTCTATCCCGGCAGCATTGGTCTCCATTAGGTCCCACGAACGTGACACGAACTCGATGAACAGGCCTGTGAAGATGCCCGTGGAGTTAGTGAGCCAGAAAATCAGATGTACATGTGTGCGTACCTTGGAGGACGTAGGCGAGTCAGAGTAGCTGGAGAGTGTCAGGCCACCTGCGACGAGTAGATCCACCACCACTATCGCTTGAGGGGCCTCGATACGACTTTTTGTAGCCAGATTGGTAGACGGATTAGGATGAGTAAAACGGCTCCACCCCGCAGCTGCTGAAGCCGCTTTCCCCACGTTTCTATGCATGGAAGACGCGGCATGTGTGGGTCTGCTGAAACCGCTTTCCCTGTCCCCTACGGATCGAGCGACATGCATGGGTTGTTGGGCTGCTATCGCGGTGCATTTGGCACAGGCCCACTTGCCATGCAGATCGTTGCTATGAACAGAAGACATGACGTGCGTGAATTTGTGTCTTTGTGTGGGTGACTGAGTCGCTCGCGCGTCGTGCAGGGCGCGAATTCGTGGAGGACGGGGAGTGGATAGACGAACTGGATCAGATGCGATCGATGTGAAGAGAATGTGTCTTGTGGGTTATTTCATACAATAGGAGTTATTTGTAAAACTATGACGCGGGACGAGCGTTGAAACTGATCCTTGTGTGTGATCGTGTCTTATGGCTAAAAAATCTTAATGCGTTGGTTCATGATCTTACATGAAAATGAGGGCAGAGAATGGTTATAGAGTTAAATGCATCAGCAGCTTCTAAAGGCATGTACAACTCCATCCATTCAATATGTGGTCTCTTAAGAGGTATTTAGTAGGTTAACTGAAAAAGGTATAAGAGACGAGCTCTTACACGACTGTCTATACATATTTTTTCTTAACTGTATTTAAAAAGCTAATGAGTTGTATCATACAGTCTCTTATATGTCTCATATACTTGGAAAATCGATCCAAAGGCTCATGATTGTACATGTCCTAAATGTGTCAAAATATAACACTTAGGTTCATGAGCTTTGGGCCCTTAAACTTGTTAGGTGATGTGCCATTTTACAAGTTTAAACATAGGTGTGTACTATTTTAAAAGTTTAGGGGTCTAAAAACGTCttttctaagtgccatgtgttgaCAAGTTAGCTCATGATCATGTAGGTTGTGGTTGTAGCAGTGACCCTAGGTTTTTTATCCATTACAACATCCCTAATAGTTCTTAAAAGATTAGTTGGTAAGTCAATAAGGATTTCATGTTGCTAAAAAATGAGAGCATATTTGTTTCGTTTCTCCAAAAGTTCTCAAAGTATGGCAAAAACAAAAGACAATTTTTCATTAGGACCGTTGAACAATTTCAAAACAACTACAACTACTTTTCTACTATCTTTCTCTCTTATATAATTATATCGAGGAAAAAATTCACTTAACCCCCTCAACTATGGATGGTTGTCTACTTCACCCTCCACCTACAAAACCATGTATTCTGACCACTTAACTTTTTAAAACCCTCTAAAATAACCCTCGAAGCGGTTTTGAAGGTGGTTTTGCTGATGTATCATTTTTAGAAGTCTATATAACCCCTGACATATCAAGGGTCTATATAACTTCGTACCTATAATATTGCAAACAGTAGCAGAAAACAAAATGCTAGGAGTTAGAAATTAGAATACAAACATTTAACATACCTACTGGAACCATGTGTCATGCATTTCTCATAAATTTCCTGGAAGAACATGAACTAGGAATTAGAACCCAAAATACAAaagtaaaatttgaattttgtatCCTATGATTGGTGCAAATGGGATGGGTCTACTGTAGTGGTGAGAGTTGTCTCACTGAATTACTAGGTCGTATGTTCGAAGTAGCCTCACATTTGGGGAGGGGGAGTGCAGGGGTTATATAGACCCTAATATGTTGGGGTTATATAAACTTTTCAAGATGACACATCAGTAAAACCATTTTCAAAACCACCTCATGAGGTTATTTGTGTGGTTTTCAATAGTTTAAGGGGTTATTTAGATGGTTTTATATGTGAGGGGGTGAACGTAGACTTTTTACTTGACATTGAGAACTCTATTCTTTCTCTTACCCTTTGCCATGTTCTTCCACCTCCAGATTTGTCAATTGATACAAGCATATATATATTTGTGACAATTCAATCAGTTTTTCGAGTGCAGATGGATTATGACTTGTTGGAGAGTATTTAAAATCTTGCCAAAAAACTAGAATTAGAAGTAGCTTTTGGAAACTATTGAAGATTCTATTAATTCTTAGCACTTCCTTGCAATTCCCATCTTTTAGTATTGGTTTGTTAGGATCCAGTGTTGTTAATTTTTTAAACCCTAAGGTTATCTTCAGCAGATCTCCTATCTCATCCTTTATCCCATTCCCTATTTAAAACTTCTCTCTGCAAATAATGTCAAACAGTGTCATCTACAGTTCTGCGTCCCCTATTTTTACACACTCTAGTGGAGACATTCTAAGGGCAGGTTTGGTTATAAAGAATTTGGAGGAGATCCATATGGGATGAAATCTTttactattcaaaattgaatagatgGAAATCCCTTCTTTAACTGTTAAAAAGCGCCGGGTCCAAACAGGACCAAGCCCTTTTAGAAACATTTGCTTTCTCTTGTTGGACCTTGTTGGGAATGACTTGGGTTTTTTCTTAATTTTTTTTGAGAAGCCAAGAAAACCCATATTCGTTGGCCCAATCGTGGATAATCTCTAACAACAATATTCGTGCCAGAAAGTACCAAAATTACACGCACTCGCTGGGCCGCTAGTTGAGTTCGGGCGAAGACCCTTTTAATCGTGCCACTATTAGAATTTGAGAGCTCATGGTCACAACAAACTGTACAGTGTTTGGACTTCTTGAACCCTAGAGTGCCAAATGTTTCACAATGGATTATCTCCTGGTATGTTCTGCCGATCTGACTGACCCAATGCTTCAGGAGGCGTGACATCCATGGACCCATTCCTGGAGAAATTCTTCCCGGTAGTGTTCCACCGGAAGAACTCCGGCGGGAAGAACAACTACTGTAAGTACGACAACCAGGGACTAGCGGCGTTCACATCGTCACTCTACCTCGCCGGCCTCGTTGCCTCCCTCGTCGCGTCCCCCGTGACGAGGAACTACGGCCGCAAAGCTAGCATTGTCTGCGGCGGCGTGAGCTTCCTCATCGGCGCGGCCCTCAACGTGGCCGCCGTGAATCTGGCTATGCTCATCCTCGGGCGCATCATGCTCGGCGTCGGCATCGGTTTTGGCAACCAGGCTGTGCCGCTGTACCTGTCGGAGATGGCGCCGGCGCACCTCCGCGGCGGCCTGAACATGATGTTCCAGCTCGCGACGACGCTGGGCATCTTCACGGCGAACCTGATCAACTATGGCACGCAGAACATCAAGCCGTGGGGGTGGCGGCTGTCGCTGGGCCTCGCGGCGGTGCCGGCGCTGCTGATGACGTTGGGCGGGCTCTTTCTTCCGGAGACTCCCAACAGCCTCATTGAGCGCGGGCGCGTGGAGGAGGGTCGGCGCGTGCTGGAGCGCATCCGGGGCACGGCCGACGTGGACGCCGAGTTCACGGACATGGTGGAGGCGAGCGAGCTGGCCAACACCGTCGAGCACCCGTTCCGGAACATCCTGCAGCCGCGCAACCGGCCGCAGCTGGTGATGGCCGTGTGCATGCCGGCGTTCCAGATCCTGACGGGCATCAACTCCATCCTCTTCTACGCGCCGGTCCTGTTccagagcatgggtttcggcgggAACGCGTCCCTCTACTCCTCCGTGCTCACCGGCGCCGTGCTCTTCTCCTCGACGCTCATCTCCATCGGCATCGTCGACCGCCTCGGCCGCCGGAAGCTCCTCATCAGCGGCGGGATCCAGATGATCGTCTGCCAGGTGACACTAGAACCACAGTGGCGCCGCAGTGCAGTTCGCTGTCAAGCTCTTGCAAACTAACGTACTCTGCTTGCATGGACTCGTGCGTGCAGGTGATCGTGGCGGTGATCCTGGGCGTGAAGTTCGGGGCGGAGAAGCAACTGGCGCGGAGCTACTCggtcgcggtggtggtggtgATCTGCCTGTTCGTTCTGGCGTTCGGGTGGTCGTGGGGCCCGCTGGGATGGACGGTGCCGAGCGAGATCTTCCCGCTGGAGACGCGGTCGGCGGGGCAGAGCATCACGGTGGCCGTGAACCTGCTCTTCACCTTCGCCATCGCGCAGGCGTTCCTGTCGCTGCTGTGCGCCTTCAAGTTCGGCATCTTCCTCTTTTTCGCGGGGTGGATCACCGTCATGACCGTGTTCGTCTACGTCTTCCTGCCGGAGACCAAGGGCGTGCCCATCGAAGAGATGGTGCTGCTATGGCGGAAGCACTGGTTCTGGAAGAAGGTCATGCCGGACATGCCGCTCGAGGATGGCTGGGGCGCGGCTGAGGGTCATGCGGCACCTGCCAGCAACAATCACAAGGGATGACTGGAGTGAAGCATGCATGGTTGCCTGGTTGGTTTCGTGGACACTTTATATAATAACTGAAGAAAACAAGACACACACTAACATGTAGGCGGCTGCTTATTCTTATTGTATTTTGTATAAAGCAGGCTGTGTGATATGCAGGGATAAAAACGAACGAGATCGTTCCAAATAACCTCTCTTTTGTTTTCATTTTTACATTTTATTTGGGAAAAAAGATTGAAGAAGGGACTAGCGGGATAACGAAAACGAACTAAAATGAACataacaaattaataatagatcaaaatcgaATATAAAAAGTATGAACATCACCGCTTTCTCTTTTCTAAAAACCAAAAAAATGATCAAAATATCTATAAATACGAATTCGAACGAATCAATGAGGAATCGGAGCGAAACAAAATAAGATATATCCTAACAGTTTTCACTCTTATCGATATGTGAATAGACTTTTGATTGTGAGTGCCTATTCTGACTTCTTGATAAGCGGTGGCATAGAGAAAATTGTGCGGCATCGTCCTTAAAAATTATGCGGCAACGTCCTTACTCTCACCACAGTGCCACCCCCTCTCCTAATCCTATATATAGCAGATTTAGGGGCTACAGTGTGCCCCATACCACCGCATCCTACCCCTCCGACGCCTCCTAAACTGCAACatttctctctcacacacaccagATGTGGAGGGCCCCTAAACGCACTGCAGGTTCTTCTCTTATC contains these protein-coding regions:
- the LOC100274108 gene encoding Sugar transport protein 7 — translated: MAGGGVAALGVKTERAAQYKGRMTLAVATTCLVAAVGGAIFGYDIGISGGVTSMDPFLEKFFPVVFHRKNSGGKNNYCKYDNQGLAAFTSSLYLAGLVASLVASPVTRNYGRKASIVCGGVSFLIGAALNVAAVNLAMLILGRIMLGVGIGFGNQAVPLYLSEMAPAHLRGGLNMMFQLATTLGIFTANLINYGTQNIKPWGWRLSLGLAAVPALLMTLGGLFLPETPNSLIERGRVEEGRRVLERIRGTADVDAEFTDMVEASELANTVEHPFRNILQPRNRPQLVMAVCMPAFQILTGINSILFYAPVLFQSMGFGGNASLYSSVLTGAVLFSSTLISIGIVDRLGRRKLLISGGIQMIVCQVIVAVILGVKFGAEKQLARSYSVAVVVVICLFVLAFGWSWGPLGWTVPSEIFPLETRSAGQSITVAVNLLFTFAIAQAFLSLLCAFKFGIFLFFAGWITVMTVFVYVFLPETKGVPIEEMVLLWRKHWFWKKVMPDMPLEDGWGAAEGHAAPASNNHKG
- the LOC100274108 gene encoding sugar transport protein 7 isoform X1 gives rise to the protein MDPFLEKFFPVVFHRKNSGGKNNYCKYDNQGLAAFTSSLYLAGLVASLVASPVTRNYGRKASIVCGGVSFLIGAALNVAAVNLAMLILGRIMLGVGIGFGNQAVPLYLSEMAPAHLRGGLNMMFQLATTLGIFTANLINYGTQNIKPWGWRLSLGLAAVPALLMTLGGLFLPETPNSLIERGRVEEGRRVLERIRGTADVDAEFTDMVEASELANTVEHPFRNILQPRNRPQLVMAVCMPAFQILTGINSILFYAPVLFQSMGFGGNASLYSSVLTGAVLFSSTLISIGIVDRLGRRKLLISGGIQMIVCQVIVAVILGVKFGAEKQLARSYSVAVVVVICLFVLAFGWSWGPLGWTVPSEIFPLETRSAGQSITVAVNLLFTFAIAQAFLSLLCAFKFGIFLFFAGWITVMTVFVYVFLPETKGVPIEEMVLLWRKHWFWKKVMPDMPLEDGWGAAEGHAAPASNNHKG